ACCTGTAACTCCTTCAAGTACACCGGAAGTTCCGATTTTGGGGACAAAGCTCATCACCTGTGGAGCCAGTTTTTCTTTCAGTCCTGTCATACCTCCGACAAGAGGCAGGCGGACAACCAGCACTGCCAGAACAATACACCCCACCATGGCAAACACAAACTGAAAACTATCGGTTCGGGCAGTTCCCAAAAGTCCGGAGGCTGAGGCATATACAGCAATAATCATAGCTGCAATTGTCACCAGTAAAAAGGCATTTACTCCCGGCAGCGTGACCAGGAAAATTTTTTCCATGGCCAGGTGAACCCACCCCAGGACGATGATATTCATGAAGAGACCCAGGTACAGGGCTCTGAATCCCCGGAGAAAAGCCGCTGCTTTCCCGCTGTAGCGCATTTCGACAAATTCCACATCGGTCATAATACCGGATCGCCGCCAAAGACGGGCGTAGAAGAAGACCGTCAGCATCCCGCCGATGGCCATATTCCACCAGAGCCAGTTTCCGGCGATGCCGTTTCGGGCAACCAGTTCCGTAACCGCCAAAGGCGTATCGGCTGCAAAGGTTGTGGCTACCATGGCTGTCCCTGCCAGATACCAGGGAAGATTCCGGCCGGATAGAAAAAATTCCCCTGTGTTTTCTCCGGCTTTACGGGAATAATAGATGGCTATGCCGAAAATCACGGCAAAAAAAGACACGATAACCGCAATATCCAAACCGTTCAGATTCATGTCAACATCTCCTATGATAGGTTGCTTACAAATTTTCTGCAGAATTTAACGGTAATTGACTACACAAAGCAAAGGTTAGTCAACTCTTACAAAGCCCGGCTCATTTCATCTACAATTTCACCGAATTTTTGGAGTGTATAATTTACAGCATCCGGTTTGGACATATCCACACCGGCATTTTTCAGCAGGTTGATGGGATAGTCAGAGCCGCCTGCCTTCAGCATATCCAGGTAATCGGAGACAGCCTGTGAATTGCCATCGAGAATTTTCCCGCTGAGATAGGTGGAAGCACTGATGCTGGTGGCATACACATAGACATAAAAACTCCGGTAAAAATGGCCGATACGACCCCAGGTCAGTTTGTACAGGTCATCCAGAACCAGGGAATCCCCGTAATAGGATTTCAGGATGGCCATGTATGTTTCATTAAGGGTTTCAGCGGTAATGGGAATGCCGGCTTCAGCCTTTTCATGGATGGTTTTTTCAAATTCGGCAAAGAGGACCTGTGTATAAAGAGTTCCAACAATATTGTCCGCCCACTGGTCCATGAGGGCCAGACGGATATTGGGATCTTCGGTGGTTTTCAATAAGTGGTCCAGAAGAAGGGCTTCGTTCATGGTAGAAGCCACTTCCGCAACAAAAAGACTGTAATCTGAATAGATATAGGGCTGGTTTTTATTTGTCAGCATACTGTGAATGGTGTGTCCCAGTTCATGGGCCAGGGTGAACATGTTATCCCGGGTATCGTTGTAATTCATCAGGATATAGGGATGAGGCGCATCATACGTTCCCCATGAGTATGCCCCGTTGGTTTTCCCCCGGGTCTCATAGACATCAATCCAACGACCATAAAGGCCTTCCTTCGCCAGTTTCAGATAATCCTCACCAAGGGGATGGAGAGCTTCCAGGACCTTTTGACGGGCTTCTTCATAGGGGACTTTTTCTCCTGCTTCAGGTACAATGGGGACACTTGTATCATACAGGTGAAGATTATCTACACCTAAAACCTGCTTCCGGAGTTCCATATATTTCCGGAGAGGCTCCAGATTGTTGTGGACACTTTCAATCAGATTATCATAGACATCTGTTGGAATATTATCACTAAAGAGGGAAGCATGGAGAGTGCTTTCAAAATTCCGGGCCCGGGCATAAAAAATATCTGCTTTAAGCATCCCATCGAAAGCCGCGGCATTGACATTCTGAAATTTCTCATAGGTCCCGTACATTCCTTCGAATGCGCCACGACGGACATCCGGATCTTCGGAATACAACATCTGATAATAACGGCCCGGGGAGAGTTCAACCCATTTTCCCTCTTCATTTTTTACTTTGGGAAAACGGATGTCAGTCACCGTCAGCATTTCGTGAACCCGTCCCGGTGTACGGGCCATATCTCCGGTCATGGCTAAAAGCCGTTCCTGGTCGGGATTCAGTATATGGGAACGACTCCGGTTCAGGTCATGAAAATAATGTCCGTACATATCAAGTCCGGGTGTGTTTTCTATGTAACGTTCCAGTGTTTTTCCGGCAATTGTCTGAAGTTCAGGGACGATGTACGACACCATTTCATGAAAACGGACTTCCAATGAGGCAATCCGGTTTGCACGGCTTTGAAATTCCGGATTCCGTGTATCCGAATCCATCGCCAGATGGGCATATACATAGAGCTTGTCAATACGGCTTGCCAGTTCATCCCGTTTTTTCAAACATTCAAGGATAATATCTCCTGAATGGTCCAGTTTACCCTGGTAAGTTTTTAATTCGGGGATAGAATTCTCTACAGACTGGAATTCCGCTTCCCAGGCTTCCAGCCCGGAGTACAAATCGTTCAGGTTCCATGTGTATTCCTCAGCAATGTCTTTCCGCTCAGGAAGTGCACCGGAGCTGTCCCCGTCTGTTTGACTGCAGGAAAATCCAAGTAAAACGGCGAAGAGCAACAGCATTAAAATTTCATATTTTCTTTTCATGACGGTCCTTTCATTTTTCCATTCCAAGAGGATGTAATTTGATGAAATTTTTCGATTTAAAAAAGGAGTAGTTAAATTTAATCAGTCAAAAACACTGATTAAACATGAGTTGATTTAATAAATCCCGTTTCTGACAAGAATTTTGGAATGAACTCAACCTATTTCAAGGTTAAAAAGAGATAAAAGATAAAAACCATTCCTATAGAAAAAAGCAATGCCCGTACCAGTGATTTAATCAATGGGCGAAAGCTGTTGTATTCATTCTCTCTTATTTCGTGTGTTTCATCACGCATCGTCAACCCTCTAAACAGTACACGTGTATTTTTTTGCTTTCATAAAACATATATATTCATTGTCTTCTTTCTCAGAAAATAATTTGATGATTTAAAATTGTCAAGGATAAAATGTTGTTGATATAAAGACAAATAATAAGAATCCTGCCTGGATGATTGATATACGGACATCTTTTTTATCAGATTTTTTCATAAGTGAGGCCGAATTTTCCAGTAAAGAAATATGTGAAATTTCTGATTTTCATCTTGAATAGGACACCAATATATAGTATGTTAAACAATAAGGCCCACATCATACTGTATAAAGTGATAAGACTCACAGAGAAAGTTCTGAGTTCTTCATACATTGAAACAGGCAGGGAGGTAAGTATGAAAACATACATAAACAAAGTCACGCTTGCTCAGGGCCTGATTCGATTTTTACTCTTAATCAGTCTGATGACCTTATTTGTCTTTCTTTATTCCAGCCTTTATCCTGGTTTTTAATCGGTCTACTTCAAATAAATCATTTTATGAACTGAATGATAATCCTTTGATTTAATCTGTAAAAAATAAATTCCGGAAGAATAGGTGTCCATGTTGACGGTGATATCATGATTGCCGGCATTCAGCAACTGTTCTTTTTCCAGGATTGTCTGGCCTGTCAGGTTGTGCACCGTCAGGGATATGGATTGTCGGTCCGGCAGACGCAGGGGGACATGAAAGATGGTGTTGAAAGGATTGGGATAAGGTTGGGGTGTGAGTCCGTACGGAATGCGGATACGTTTGTGAAAGTGGGTTGTTTCTTCTCCGGAGTAGCTGTGATCTGTAAGCCAATAGGTGTAAATCCCGGCGAGTACAGGGTAATCTGTAAAATGATAGACATGCTGTTCCGTTGTAGATCCGTATCCCTTCAGTTCAGGATTGCTGGTGAAATTTGCCAGGAGAAGGGGTTCTTCATCTTCATACTGACGGGTTATAGAAAAACCGGCGTTTTCCGTCTCTGATTCGGTGGACCAGGAGAGATGGACGGTATATCCGGAGGCGGTACCTGAAAAGGTGCCCAGGGAAACCGGCAGGGAGTTTTCGTAGTTGGTGATGATGCCGGGTGAAAAGGTCTCGGTGCCTGAAAGGGTTGTGTGCAGGACAAAAGGTCCCGTTAGAGCCGGATTCCGTACCAGTGATTGATCCTGACTGCCTTCAGAACCCCAGGTATGTTGGTGAACCAAGGTGGAATCATGGGTTCTTATGCAGACGGATTCTCCAGAGTTGTTCAGTGAAAGAGTTCCTGACGTCGCCAGATATATGTGTGCATCGGAATCAGGTAAATTTGGTGATCCTCCCCCGAAAACCACGAAAATACCCCCGGCAGGTATCACTGTCCCGTAAGGGAAAACATGCCGTATGTCATCGCCGTCACACAATATCCAACTGCTCAGGTCGGCATCGGATGCAGAGGTGTTGACCAGTTCGATGAATTCGTCCTCAGACGCGCTGCGTGTGCCGTCTCCATTGGCATCTCCACTGATGTCTGTTGCCGGATCGGCCAGGATTTCATTGATAACTATCGGATAATATCGAAGGGATTTTTCCGGCGCCTGGACAGACCATGACGTATCGGAACCGTTCACAAGGTAAGCATAAGCTGTTACGTAGTAGAAACGTCCTTCAGTTATGCCTGAAAGAATTAGAGAACAGGTTGTGGAATCCTGAATGTGTCCTGCACAATAACTGCCTTCATGAATGCTGGCAAGGGATAGGACAGGATTTGGACAGATCATCTGCTTTTCCAGCTGTGACGGATTCAGTGTGTTTGAACTGTCCGGTCGGACAAAAAAGTAAAAGCCACTCCAGTCTGTTCCCAATTCTCCATCCGGTGTATCCCAGCTCAAAGTCATGGTAGAATCTGTTGCTTCCGGTATTGATAGATTTTTAGGAAGGGGAACTTTACTGTTCAGCGTTCCTTCGACGATCACATCCTTTCCCGGCCCTTCAAATCCTGCAGATCCGGCCGTATAGGTGTTTCCGTATCCGTAAAAGCGAAAGATCAGGCGGGATTCTGTGGCAGGGAAAGAATTCAGATCCACTGTAATATTTTGGGAGGATGTTGTGATCTCCCAGCTTCCGAGATCTTCGCTGAATCTATCCAGACTGCTTCGAAGGGTAAAACGTGAGGGACCGGTGGAAGACCTTTCGATCTGCAAAGTGATGGATGTGAGCTGCAGGATACTTCCCGGAATTGGATATAGCTCCCACTCAAAATAATCTCCCTGGTCCATGGCCGAAGGCAAATCCGCTTCGGTCCAGTTGTTGGCATTGAATCGGTCATTGTTGGGTGCATGCTGAATTCCAGGCCCGCGGCGGATCAGAAAAGATGAATCGGTTTCAGCTAAAAAAGGATGGACCGATTCTGCCTGACCTGTAGCCTCTTCACCGGTATATCCGGCAAAATCCCAGGCAATGAGCGTGTCAGCCCAAAGACTTTTTACACATATCAGTGCCTGAAGCAGGACCATAAGGGCAACAGAAAACAGGTAACCCTTCACATGTTTCATGATGAACTCCTCTTGTGCTTTTCCGGGGGCACCTGTAATATGAGAAATTCGAAAACATAAATCAAGATAATATTAAAATTATAATATTCGAG
This window of the Candidatus Neomarinimicrobiota bacterium genome carries:
- the pepF gene encoding oligoendopeptidase F codes for the protein MKRKYEILMLLLFAVLLGFSCSQTDGDSSGALPERKDIAEEYTWNLNDLYSGLEAWEAEFQSVENSIPELKTYQGKLDHSGDIILECLKKRDELASRIDKLYVYAHLAMDSDTRNPEFQSRANRIASLEVRFHEMVSYIVPELQTIAGKTLERYIENTPGLDMYGHYFHDLNRSRSHILNPDQERLLAMTGDMARTPGRVHEMLTVTDIRFPKVKNEEGKWVELSPGRYYQMLYSEDPDVRRGAFEGMYGTYEKFQNVNAAAFDGMLKADIFYARARNFESTLHASLFSDNIPTDVYDNLIESVHNNLEPLRKYMELRKQVLGVDNLHLYDTSVPIVPEAGEKVPYEEARQKVLEALHPLGEDYLKLAKEGLYGRWIDVYETRGKTNGAYSWGTYDAPHPYILMNYNDTRDNMFTLAHELGHTIHSMLTNKNQPYIYSDYSLFVAEVASTMNEALLLDHLLKTTEDPNIRLALMDQWADNIVGTLYTQVLFAEFEKTIHEKAEAGIPITAETLNETYMAILKSYYGDSLVLDDLYKLTWGRIGHFYRSFYVYVYATSISASTYLSGKILDGNSQAVSDYLDMLKAGGSDYPINLLKNAGVDMSKPDAVNYTLQKFGEIVDEMSRAL